In Polyangia bacterium, the sequence CCAGCATGGTGAAGGACAGCGAGGGTGATCGCTGCGGGGCGCTGGGACGCACGATGAGCGCGGCCCTGCTGCGAGCGGCGCAGTCGCGCACCGCCGTCGACGCCAGCGTCGAGCTGGACCTGGGCCTGGACGCCGCGCTGTCGCTGGCCACCGACGGGCATCCACGTTATGTGACGCTGCCGCCGAAGCTGCCGCCCTTCGGTGAGGCGGTGGTCTACGGGGAAGACTGTCCGGATCTGTTTCCGCTGATCGCCCGTCTGGACGGCCCGGCAGATTCTTTGTCACAGCGGGTACGTGGCGTGCTGGTCGATCTGACGGCGCGGCCGCGTTGCGCGGAGGTGCGGCGCCTGCTGACATCGGCGTCGGCGTCACCAGCCACGCTGGCCCACGCCGTCGATTCGGTGCGGCTGGACGAACCCGACGAGGCGGGCTCCGGCGAGCCGCGCGCCGCCGTCGTCAGCCGTTGCCCCGAGCTGCCCCTGGTGGTCGAACGGCTGGCCACGGCCATCGCGGTGGGCGCGCCGCAGTACAACGCCGGCGACGCCCGGTCTTGCCGGCTGACCTACGAAACCGCCGTTCGAACCATCACGTCAGACGTGATGGGCGTCGGGCGCTGCCCGGCGGTGCGGGCGCTGCTCGCGACGGGGCTGGCGCGCGCCACGGCGGCGTCCAGCGCAAACGAGGCCGCCTGGGCCTTGCGCCACAGCTTCGATGTGGTTCTTTCGGGCGGCGCCGGTGCCGCACCTTGACCTAGCAGAAGAGAAAGCACTATCTTTAGCCCCGTTTGGGCCTGGCGCTCGGCCTTCGCATAGCATTGTGCTTTTGGCGCGTTGACAGAATGGAAACCACAGGAGAAAACGAAACTCATGAAGAAGGCTGATCTGGTGGACGTGGTGGCGCAGCAGAAGAATCTGCCGCGTCCGCAAGTCGAGGCGACGATCGATTCCTTGATCGACGCGGTGGCAGAGGGCCTGGCGCGCGGCGAGCGAATCGACCTCCGTGGCTTTGGCGCGTTCGCTGTTCGTGAATCCGCGGCCCGCACCGGGCGCAACCCACAGACGGGCGAGGCCATCCAGATCGCTGCCCGTCGTGTTCCGACGTTCAAAGCTGGCAAGGAGCTGCGGGATCGCGTTAATCGCCCGAGCTCATAGCAGTCGCTCGGTCCGCAGGAAGCTAGATGGGTACTCGTCTCTTCATTGGAAATCTTTCGTATAACGTCAACGAGCAGGAGCTCCGCGACGCCTTCGCCGGTGAGGCCATAGAACTCCGCAGTGTGCGGGTGGCCTTGGATCGCGACACCGGTCGTCCACGCGGATTCGCCTTCGTCGAGACCATGACGGACGAAGGCGCCAAGGCGTCGATCGAAAAGCTGTCTGGCCGATTGTTGCAAGGCCGGTCGATCATCATCGAGGAAGCCCAGGCCAAACCGGGGGGCGTTGGGCCGGGCGCTCCCCGGCCGACTGGCGGAAGCTTCGGTACGCCGCCCGCGGCGGGCGGTGCTGTCGGTCCGGCACCGGCGGGTGGTGCGCCGCGCGCCGGTTTTGGGCCCAAGCCTGTTCCCGGCGCGCCGGGCACCGGTCCCGGCAGCGGCCCGCCTCGCACCCCCGGGGGCGGCGGGTTCGGCCCGCCGCGCGCGCCCGGCACCGGCGGTCCGCCACGCGGGGGGTTCGGCGGGGCACCGCGTCCTGGTTACGGCGGTGGTCCTGGCGGTCCCGGGTTCGATCCGCGTTTCAGCGGCGGTGCTCCCGGCGGTCCTGGCAGCCGGGGAGCCGACGCGCCACCGCGCCGGGAACGTCCTGAAAAGAAAAAATCGACGCGCCCCAAACCCGAAGAAAGGGAGCGCGGCAACTGGCGCTGGAACGGCAAGGTCGACGAAGACTAACCGGGGGGTAGGCTCCGTGAATGAGCCAAGGCAGGGTTCGCGCAAAGGACAAAGGTGAGCCCAGCCCGGGTGCTCATCGTCGACAACGATCCCTGGATCCAGCGGATGGTGGCGACGATTCTGGGCCAGGGCGGCCATCTGGTGAACCTGGCCGGTGACGCCCAGGGCGCGCTGACGTGCGCGTCGAAGGTCCTGCCCGAGGTGGTCATCACCACCGTCGGTCTGCCTGCTGTCGACGGTTGGCCCTGGTGGGAACGGCTGCGCGTCATGCCCGAACTGGCCAGCACGCCGATCATCTTCCTGGCCGGCGCCAGCGATGAGTCCAGCAGCATCCGCGGATTTGATCCCGAGCGTGACCAGCGCCTGGTGAAACCATTCCGCATCGAAGAGCTGGAGCGGCGCCTGCACACGGTTCTGTCGCGGCTGCGCGAGGCGCCGCTGACCGGCGCGCCGCGCCCGCGCCCGCAATTTCCCGACCGGCCGTCGCGCGGGTTGCGGCCGCTGTCGGCCATGCAGGGCGCGCTGGATCTAATCGGTCTCTCCAGCATCCTGATGATCTTGGAAATCGAGCGCAAGACCGGCATTCTGCTGCTGGAGCAACCGCAAACAGCGGCGCGGCTGTTCCTTCGCAAGGGACGAATCATTCGCGCCGAGATGGACGCCCCCAACGCCTGCTCGGGGACGACGGCGGTGTTCGGGGCGCTGGCCTGGGATAGCGGGCGGTTTGATTTTCTGGTCGGCGACGTGGGCGGCATCGACGACATTCAAGCCTCCACGGCGTTCCTGCTGATGGAAGGCGCGCGGCGCATCGACGAGGCCGCCCAAGCCAAGCCGCCGCCCCAATGATCCCGTCGCTGTCAGAAGCGGCGACGCTGTACACGGGACCGATCATCTCGCTGCGCATCGAGGTCCCGCGCGAGTGCGAGGGCTGGCGTCTGGATCATTTTCTCAAGCGGCGCATCGGTCGTCTGTCGCGCACGCGCATCCAATCGATCATCGCCACCCAGGTGTCGCTGGCCGATGGGCGGCGGGCGCGTCCGGCGCTGGCCGTGCACGCCGGCGACGTCGTCTTGCTGAATCGCCCCGCACCGATCGAGCCACCGGTGCCGCGGCATTTTGGCGTTCTGTTCGAAGACGAAGACGTGCTGGTGATCGACAAGCCGGCCGGCTTGCCCATGCACACCACCGCCAAGTTCTGGAAGAACACCCTGGTGGCGTTGCTGCGCGAACGCTACCCAACCGAGAAAATGGAGATCGCGCACCGGCTCGATCGCGAGACCTCGGGTGTAATGCTGGTGGCGCGCCACCACCAGGCGGCCAGCTGGCTGAAACGCGCGTTCGCGCGGCGGGCTGTAGCGAAGAGCTACTTGGCGCTGGTCAAAGGCCAGCCCGCCGACGACGGCATGATCAATCAGCCGATCCGACTGCTGGATTCACCGACCCACCTGATGATGGGCGCCGCGCCCGACGGCTTGCCGGCGGTGACGCGCTTTCGGGTTCTCCGGCGCTTGCCCGGACATGCGCTGTGCGAAGCCATCCCCGAGACCGGGCGACAGCACCAGATCCGCGTCCACCTGGCTGGCATCGGCCATCCCATCGTGGGCGACAAACTTTACGGCGCCGGCGAAAAGATGTTCATGCGGGCCTGCGACGAGGGCATGACGCCCGAGTTACTGGAGGCGTTTGATGGATTGCCTCGCCACGCGCTGCACGCGCACCGGCTGACGTTCCCGCATCCGACCACGCGCGAGCCAATGACGGTGGAGAGCCCGCTGGCGGCGGATCTGCTCGAATACATGGCCGCGCTGGGCTAGCGAGTCGCCAGTTCTTCTTCGACGATGCGCTTGACCGTGCTCGGCTCGAACTTGCCCTTGTTCGCCTTCATGATCTCGCCGATCAAACGGCCCGATTGCTTGGGGTCGGAGGCGCCCAGGCGCAGCAGGGTCTCGCGGACCGCCGCCCGCACCTCGTCATCGCTGGCTGCCTTGGGCAGGAAGCGGGCACAGAACTCGATCTCGAAATCGATCTGTGGCAAGGCGCCGGCGCCGCGCTCGCCCACGGCGACATATTCTTCGCGCGCCTTGCGCAGCTGCTTTTGGTAGGCGGTCACCACGTCCAGCCACAAATTGTCGTCCAGAGGTCCCTTGAAGCCGGCGGCCGTGCGGCGCTCCATGTGTTTGGTTTTGATCATACGGATGCAGTCGGCCGTGCGAGCGTCCTTGGCGCGCATCGCGCCTTTCAGCAGATCGCCAAGCTGGGATTCGATGGACATGTCGAGACTCCTTGGAGCGGCAAACACTAGGGCCAAAACTGCGTCATCGCAACGAGCGTGTGTGAACGCCGGTCACGGTCCTTTTGTTGGACCGCCCGCATCGGTTAGTATTTGTGCGTGTTTGCCGCTGTTCTCGCTGGCGCGTTGGTTGCTAAATAGAACTACCGGGGAGCCATCGTCATGAGAATCATCCAGGTGTCCGGAGCTTTTCTGGCGGCCAACCTTTTCCTGGGGGCGGGCGCCGCGCAGGCCCAAGACGAGTTTGGCGATCCTGCGGCCGCTCCTGGTGGCGACCAACCCGCCGAAAGCCCGATCCCGCCTGACATCGAAGCCGCCCCGGTTCCCTATCCGACCGGCGGCTTTTGTTATGCCGGCCCGCACCCGGTGGACACGCGCGTTGAACCCGGCGTCGCCTTCGACGAGACCCAAGGCCTGCACATCCACAACTACGCCCCCATCGACCTGCGCTTGTTCACGTTCAAAGAGGGTTGCTACTACTTCATCGGCGATCCGCGCGACTTCGGCTACGGCGGGCAGGTCTACAACTATTACGGCGCGCACCCGGTGCTGGACACCTATGGCGGCGGCTGGTGCTTCATGATGGGCGGCCACTATCACCTGTGGCAGCCGTGGTCGCCGTACTTCACCGTCGTCGGCCCGTGGAATTATTGGTACGGCCCCTATGATCCGTTCTTCTGGGCGTACTGGCCGTACTACTCGTACTACTACCGTTCGTTTTATCCGCGCTATTACGGCGGCGGGCGGTTTTACCGGGGCGGTGGCCATGGCGTGGCGCCACCCATTCGCAGCGTGCCGGCGCCCGCTGGCGGCTGGCGGGGGACCCCCGGTGGCGCTGGTGCCGCTGGCGGCGGCTGGCGCGGGACGCCGACGGGACCAGCCGCTTCGTCGGCGCTTCACGGCGCCTCGCCCGGCTGGCACGGCTCGCCGGTGCCGACGCGTCCCTTCGCCCCGGTGCGTCCCAGCGCGCCCGCCAGCGGCGGCTTCCACTTCCGCGGCGGCCACCGGTAGAACGCCGCCGTCAGTTGTTTCCGTGCGGGAAGAACGTGTCATCGTACGAGAACTGCATGAAGCGGTCGAAGGTGATCGCCAGAAATAAATTGATCACGAAGGCGACCACCACCAGCGACTTGAACACCTTCGACAGCGGCCGCTGGCGCACCGCCAGCAGCATGACGAAGAAGATCATGTAGTCCAGGCTGAAGCGATAGCCGAACTGGATGTAGCCCGAGTTCTGATACAGCAGCGACGGCAGCGCGGTGGCGCCGATGGTCAGCCACAGCGGATTGGTCAAGCGGCTCTTCTCGGCGGGCATCACCGTGTAAGCCAGGTTCGGCGACGTCACCAGCAGGCTCATCCCGTGCTGGCTGATCTTCACGTACGGATACCTGGTCATGATCCGCGGCAGCAGCACCAGCGCCGCGGCCAGGTTGCGTGACAAGAAGTGATAGTTGAACAGACCCCAACGGGCAATGCGTTCCTTCCACTGCACGTTCAGGAACTCGTGGCCGAAGGTGGTGGGGTGTCCAAAACGCACCAGGTTGTGCCACGCCAGCACGGCACCCACGATCGCCACCGGTACGCCAAAACGCACCAGGCGCGGCAGCAGCGCCACCCATCCACGCGCCTGGCGTAACGCCGGCAGGCCACCCGAGACCCGCACCGCCTCCCACAAGAAAAGCGGGATCATCCACAGCTGTGATGGCCGGGTGGCGAATCCGAGGACCAGGCACAGCCCGGCCAGCGTCGGTCGTTCGGCGTCCAGGCTCGCCCACGCGTAGCCGATGGCCAGCGTGTTGGCGATGATCAGCGCGGTGAACCAGACCTGGCCCAGCACCGCGCAGTAATAGTAAACCGAACCAACGCCGTAGAGCGCGATCAGCCACAGATCGTCGACGGGCGTGCGGCGACTGAGCCCGCGGCGGCGCAGATCGCCCAGCAGCAGAAACAGCAGCACCGGGTTGATGCCCGCCCACAGCACGGTGAAGAGGACGTCGTTGAAGTTCAATCCCCAGATGGCCACGAACGGGACCATCAGCACGGCGGGGAAAGGCGGGAACGAGACGTACCGGATGGCGCTGCGCGAGACGATGTCGCTCTCGTTGATGGTCTCTGACCGTCCGCGCAGAGGATAGAACCGATCGGTTGGCCCGCCGGTGCGGCTTCCGTAGATGCCGCGCACCTCGCGCCCGTCTTTCAGTTTGAGGACGTCGACTTTGGCCCAGTCATTCTCGTTGGGCGGCGGCCCCTGCAGGGCCAGCCGTCCGTGCAGCCAGCCGTCCGCCAGATAGACGTAGTGGTTGTATTGCGAATGCCGGCGCAGCCGATCGCCCGACGCCCCCAAATAGGCGCCCGTAAAAATAATGTAAAGAACGACCAGGGCCTTGCGCGTGTGCAGGAAGCGCGCGAACCCGCCCGCCCACCGGAACGTGGGTCGAGCGGGCGCGCTGGGCACGGGGGCGAGGTCAGCCGCCGTCGCAGCCGTCGCTGTCGCCGCCGGCGGGTCGTCGGTCATTTGATTCCCCGCTGGTACACCGTGACGATGGGGACACCTTCGCGCGTGGACACCTTGACCGGCTTGACGGTGCCATAGTCGTCCCAGAACCAGCCTTCGTACATGGCCCAGTGTTTCTCGTAAAACAGCAGGCCCAGGTCCGAGTGCTGGATGCCGGCCTGCTGCTGCCCGGTGTCGCCGGCGTTCATGGCCAGGCGGCCTTCGCGCTTGTACATGTGCAAGGCGTCGCTGATGACGTCGTGCCAGTACATGTTCGTGCGGTGGGGGTTGGCGTTGATCCAATCCAGCAACGGCAGGGCGGCGTAGCCCCAGAACTGCCGGTTCATGCCCAACGATGCGCCGCCCGCGAAGCCGCCCGCGATCATGTTGTAGTGGCTGAGCCCGTCAGGGAACGACCGCCGCGTCTCGACCACCGCCGGCGCGGTCACCAGCAGCGCCAGCGCGATCGGCAATGCCTGTCGCAGCCGCGCGTGGGCCGGCGACAGCGCCCCGGCAATCGCGCGCAGCATCCACGCCAGCCCAAACCCGGCCGCCACCGCGATGTAAGGGTTCGCCGTGAGGAAGTGTTTGACGCCGCCGAAGATGGGCGTCGACGGCAGCGACAGCACCGCCAGCGGGCCGAAGATCTGCACCGCCATGAACGCGCCCGGGGCACGATCGACGTCGGCCCCGGGACGCAGCCAGTTCGGTCGGGTGGTCAGCGGATCCTCGGGCGGTCCGTCGGGGATCAGCGGCGCGCGCCGCCGCCGGTGAATCAGCACCGCCGCCCCGAGCAAGGCCAGGGCCAGCGTGGTCACCGGCACCGTCAGTCCGGTCTCCACCACCGGCGCGGTGGCGCGCAGCAGCTTGTCGCGCGTCTCGGTCGGCGGTTCGTTCCAGTTCCGGCCCAGGTATTCAAAGTTGTAGTGCTCGTGCTGCAGGTGGCGGTTGACGTACTGCTTGGCCCGCGCCACCGGCGTATGCCACAGCCACGGCCAGTGCAGAAAAAAGATGACTGGCCCGAGGAGCAGCATCGACACGAACGCCAGCGGGATGCGCGGCAAGCGCAAGGCGCGCAGATCCCCGCGTCGCATCCACACGTAGTGCCCGACCAGGAAGATCGGCATCAGCCAGGCGTTGTGCTTGACCCCGAGCGCGATGCCGAACACCAGGCCCGACAGCACGCCCCAGCGCGGGCTGCGCAGCGATTTCCAGTACGCGAACCCGACGGCGAAGGCCATGGTGGTCACCGGCGCGTCGAAGCAGGCGATGGGCGCGTGGAAAAAATAGTGCGGCTGCGCCAGCGTCAGCATCGCCGCCACCGCCGCCGGCAGCGGCCCGATGAACTGGCGGGCGAAAAAGAACACCATCGCGATCAGCGCGCCGCAAAACAAGATGGCCGGGAACCGAAAGGCCGTCGATTCACGCTCGAACAGCGGCAGCGTGACGTGGCGGCCGTGCACCGGGATGGGGTGCAGGCCGCGCGCCGGGCCGGTGCAGGTGCAGCGGTGGAAGGCGCGCCAGGACAGGCCATACAGCGTCTTCATGATCACCGGGTGGTCGGGAGCGTTGTCGCTCCAGTAGCGGTCGATGCCTGCTTTGGTAAACGACTGGCCGATCTTGCCGGCGCGGATGTTGCCGCCGAGCTCCTCGAACCAGCCCCAGTAGCGTTCGCCGGCCCGCATGTACTGGCCTTCGTCGCGGCCGAAGCCCTCGCGACCTTCGACGCCCAGCAGCCAGGCCACGGCGACCAGGCCCAGCAGAAAAGCCAGGCCCCGGTCGCGCGTCCGTGGCGAAAGCGCCATCAGCGGCGCGCCTCGGCGGCGAAGGCGAAGTGGCGGGCGTACGGCGCCGGCGAGCTTACCTCGAAGCGCACCGGGACCGTGCGGCCCTCGAGCGCCCGGGTGTCGACGTGGGTGAGCAGCCAGCCGCTTTGATTGCGGGTGGTGACCTTCCAGTTGGGCTGGCCATCGATGATCACGCGCAGGTCAACCGGCCCGCGCGCCGCCTTGCGCATCCACACGTCATGCAGCCCGGTGGCGAGGGTGATCTCTCGGCCGAGCGGCACGGCGGGAAATTCGATCGCCACGGTGGCGCCGCCCACCGGCTGCGCCAGCAACGCCTCGTGCAGGTGGGTGTCGACCTCGACCAGCTGGCGGCGGACGAAGTTCCAGCCGATGTTGGGACACTGGATGCGATCGGGAAGCTTGGCGCAGGCGATCGCTGAGCCGGCGCTGTTGGTGCGGCTGACGACAGCGTCGGTCCAGTGGCTGACGAAATCGTACGTCACCACGGCGGCCGGACGTTCCAGCCGGCGCACCGTCAACGCGCCGAAGCGCTGCTGGTAGGCGATGGCGCCCGTCTCATCGCTGTGGGCGCCGCGCTGGCTGACCTCCCAGACGCGGCCGAAGGTGGCGCTGTCCAGTCGGGCGGCGGTTGGGATGGAAATCAGATCGCCCAGGTGCTGGCGCATCACCGGATCGGACCACGCCGGCGCGGCGACCAGCAGATCGCCCGGGCGAAAATCGGCGCGCACCGCGCCGGAGGCGCCGCGCCAGTCGGTCTCGGTGGGCGCGCGCGACGGGGCGATGAGCGCGGTGGCGGTCTCGACCAGGGCCAGGGCGGCGATGCCGACGGCGGCCACCAGCGCCACGCGCGAGGCGGGAAAGGGCGCGGTCGAAGGCCGCGCGCGCGCTTCCGGGGCTGCTTCCACGAGGCGGGCAGACTAGCGCAAAAGGTGGATCATCGCACGACGAACGTCCCCAGCTTCACGCGGTCGTGACCGTCGGTGAGCGCGCGCGGTGTGACCGGCAGACGCGCCCCGCCCTTGAACGCGCCCAAATACAGCGTGTAGGCCCCAGGCGTCGAGCCGGGCGGCATGGCGAAGACCTGCTGATCGCGGATGCGCTGGCCGGGGTGCCAGCTTTCGACTGGCAGGAGGCCGTCGACGGGAACGTGGTCGAGGTTGCGGAAGGACCCGCCCGGCCCGTCCAGGTGGAAGAACATCCGCCAGCCGTCGGCCAGACGTTTCTTCGATTCGAAGTAATACCTCACGGTCACGTCGCCGCCGACCGCCGCCGTCAGGGCCGGGGGCGAAAGGTCATAGCCAAGGACCCGCACCTGATCGTTGATCATCGCGTCCAGCTTGACCTGCGGTTGCGGCGCGGGCGCACCGACCGGGATCAGGCCGCGGGCCAGTGTCTCGGTGTAGCCGGGCGGCAAGGCCAGCAGCGACACCAGGCCTTTCAGCTTCTCCTTCAGTTCGGCGCAGGCCGGGTCCTGGCCGCCGCTGCCCCACAGGTCGTGGTTCTCCGCCGGGTCCCGCCCAAGGTCGTAACACTCGGTGGTGTCGCCGGGGATCCAGTTCCACAAAAGGTGGCGCGAGGCGCTGACCAGCGCGCGCTTTTTCCCGCGCTCGGACGAGACCTCTTGAAAGATCGGCTGGTCGTCGAGGCCGACGTCGTGGCGCCCGCCGAGCTCGTTCACCAGCGAACGCCCGACGAACGATTTCTCCTCGTGGCCGCGGGCGAGGTTGACCATGGTAGGCGCCAGATCGACGTGGCCGACGGGCAGCTTGGATCGCTGCGGCGGCAGGCCGGGCACGCGGACGATCATCGGCACCTTGGTCTGCGGTTCGTAAAGATCGAAGCCGTGCTCGGTGATGCCGTGCTCGCCCATGCCTTCGCCGTGATCACCGGTGACGACGATGGCGGTGCGATCCCACAGGCCCAGGGTTTTCAGATGGGCCAGCACACGGCCCACGTGCATGTCGGTGAAGCGGATCTCGCCGTCATAGAGATCGACCCGGGCGTTGCCGAAGCTGGGCACCTCGGGGTGCGGCTCGTAGCTAAGGTGCGGGTCATAAAAGTGCAGCCACAGGAAAAACTTCTGCGCCTTGTGGGCGTCCAGAAACCCGATGGCGTCGTCGGCCATCTCGCGCGACGACGAGCCGTGCGATTCCATCGGCCCGTTCACCGCCACGTGCAGGTCGGCGCGCGCCGTGCTGTAAAAATCCATTCCCCGTTCAAAACCGCGGCGATCTTGCTTGTCGAAGTAATGAAAGCTGAACATGCCGCCGGTGAAGTACCCGGCGTCGTGCATGGCCTGGCCGATGGTGCGCACGGAGCTGGCCATGCGGGGCCACCAGATCGATTCGTCCCACTCGATCGCCGACGGCCAGCGGCCGCTGGCCAGGGCGGGCATCGAATAGCGCGTCGACGGCGCGTGGGCCCAGCCGTTCTCGAACAGCGTGCTGGCGGCGGCCAGCTTGTCGAGCTCGGGCGAGGTGGGGCGCGGGTAACCATAGCAGCCCAGGTGATCGGCGCGCAGGGTGTCGATGGTCAGAAACAGCACGTTCAGCTCGCGCGGCACGGCGTCGGGCACGGGGAAAAAGTGGGCCGGCGTGACGGCGGCGCCCACCCCGTCGCGGCCGTCGCAGTCTTCGTCGATGCCGTCGCCCGGGATGTCCATGGCGCCCG encodes:
- a CDS encoding RluA family pseudouridine synthase, which encodes MIPSLSEAATLYTGPIISLRIEVPRECEGWRLDHFLKRRIGRLSRTRIQSIIATQVSLADGRRARPALAVHAGDVVLLNRPAPIEPPVPRHFGVLFEDEDVLVIDKPAGLPMHTTAKFWKNTLVALLRERYPTEKMEIAHRLDRETSGVMLVARHHQAASWLKRAFARRAVAKSYLALVKGQPADDGMINQPIRLLDSPTHLMMGAAPDGLPAVTRFRVLRRLPGHALCEAIPETGRQHQIRVHLAGIGHPIVGDKLYGAGEKMFMRACDEGMTPELLEAFDGLPRHALHAHRLTFPHPTTREPMTVESPLAADLLEYMAALG
- a CDS encoding RNA-binding protein, translating into MGTRLFIGNLSYNVNEQELRDAFAGEAIELRSVRVALDRDTGRPRGFAFVETMTDEGAKASIEKLSGRLLQGRSIIIEEAQAKPGGVGPGAPRPTGGSFGTPPAAGGAVGPAPAGGAPRAGFGPKPVPGAPGTGPGSGPPRTPGGGGFGPPRAPGTGGPPRGGFGGAPRPGYGGGPGGPGFDPRFSGGAPGGPGSRGADAPPRRERPEKKKSTRPKPEERERGNWRWNGKVDED
- a CDS encoding sulfatase-like hydrolase/transferase is translated as MRRRIPLAAGAVCGALAGAVVGVADGCRAAALVGLDARATLASAALAATVDALAGWAAGALLEAAVRSTRWGRSVRAPRWATAAAFALFGAAAAAAALAVDKETSDRHNRFLAAGLVALATLAVGGLGALLAPALARVMAGRWRGRAHDVSVRPATSNGWLLLPALATLLSGALFALVWRVPVPARPALAVVWRAGVAALAFVLPPALARVATLRGRLAPFFVAALAAIAYGGGAGAAVAWSWSANLRFAPWVDLTVAGAIVFVGLGLLLMLGPRLPARAGRALILGVALGPIAALILFPVSASEPARKAGLARAGLVAPVLAAGRQLLDADHDGYARALGGGDCDDNDPGIHPGAMDIPGDGIDEDCDGRDGVGAAVTPAHFFPVPDAVPRELNVLFLTIDTLRADHLGCYGYPRPTSPELDKLAAASTLFENGWAHAPSTRYSMPALASGRWPSAIEWDESIWWPRMASSVRTIGQAMHDAGYFTGGMFSFHYFDKQDRRGFERGMDFYSTARADLHVAVNGPMESHGSSSREMADDAIGFLDAHKAQKFFLWLHFYDPHLSYEPHPEVPSFGNARVDLYDGEIRFTDMHVGRVLAHLKTLGLWDRTAIVVTGDHGEGMGEHGITEHGFDLYEPQTKVPMIVRVPGLPPQRSKLPVGHVDLAPTMVNLARGHEEKSFVGRSLVNELGGRHDVGLDDQPIFQEVSSERGKKRALVSASRHLLWNWIPGDTTECYDLGRDPAENHDLWGSGGQDPACAELKEKLKGLVSLLALPPGYTETLARGLIPVGAPAPQPQVKLDAMINDQVRVLGYDLSPPALTAAVGGDVTVRYYFESKKRLADGWRMFFHLDGPGGSFRNLDHVPVDGLLPVESWHPGQRIRDQQVFAMPPGSTPGAYTLYLGAFKGGARLPVTPRALTDGHDRVKLGTFVVR
- a CDS encoding glycosyltransferase family 39 protein; amino-acid sequence: MALSPRTRDRGLAFLLGLVAVAWLLGVEGREGFGRDEGQYMRAGERYWGWFEELGGNIRAGKIGQSFTKAGIDRYWSDNAPDHPVIMKTLYGLSWRAFHRCTCTGPARGLHPIPVHGRHVTLPLFERESTAFRFPAILFCGALIAMVFFFARQFIGPLPAAVAAMLTLAQPHYFFHAPIACFDAPVTTMAFAVGFAYWKSLRSPRWGVLSGLVFGIALGVKHNAWLMPIFLVGHYVWMRRGDLRALRLPRIPLAFVSMLLLGPVIFFLHWPWLWHTPVARAKQYVNRHLQHEHYNFEYLGRNWNEPPTETRDKLLRATAPVVETGLTVPVTTLALALLGAAVLIHRRRRAPLIPDGPPEDPLTTRPNWLRPGADVDRAPGAFMAVQIFGPLAVLSLPSTPIFGGVKHFLTANPYIAVAAGFGLAWMLRAIAGALSPAHARLRQALPIALALLVTAPAVVETRRSFPDGLSHYNMIAGGFAGGASLGMNRQFWGYAALPLLDWINANPHRTNMYWHDVISDALHMYKREGRLAMNAGDTGQQQAGIQHSDLGLLFYEKHWAMYEGWFWDDYGTVKPVKVSTREGVPIVTVYQRGIK
- a CDS encoding HU family DNA-binding protein, translated to MKKADLVDVVAQQKNLPRPQVEATIDSLIDAVAEGLARGERIDLRGFGAFAVRESAARTGRNPQTGEAIQIAARRVPTFKAGKELRDRVNRPSS
- a CDS encoding GatB/YqeY domain-containing protein, producing the protein MSIESQLGDLLKGAMRAKDARTADCIRMIKTKHMERRTAAGFKGPLDDNLWLDVVTAYQKQLRKAREEYVAVGERGAGALPQIDFEIEFCARFLPKAASDDEVRAAVRETLLRLGASDPKQSGRLIGEIMKANKGKFEPSTVKRIVEEELATR
- a CDS encoding DUF4388 domain-containing protein — protein: MSPARVLIVDNDPWIQRMVATILGQGGHLVNLAGDAQGALTCASKVLPEVVITTVGLPAVDGWPWWERLRVMPELASTPIIFLAGASDESSSIRGFDPERDQRLVKPFRIEELERRLHTVLSRLREAPLTGAPRPRPQFPDRPSRGLRPLSAMQGALDLIGLSSILMILEIERKTGILLLEQPQTAARLFLRKGRIIRAEMDAPNACSGTTAVFGALAWDSGRFDFLVGDVGGIDDIQASTAFLLMEGARRIDEAAQAKPPPQ